The genomic stretch CTGATCCGTTAGGTAAAGGGAGGGGAAGGAATAGTTATGTATTGGTGCCAATAAAAAAGGGCGGAAGAAAGAAGTTCTCCTCGCCCTTTGAAGCTGACTGAGAGGTAAGTCAAGCAGGTTTGACAACGGCCCCGGAGCGAATGCAGCGAGTGCATACGAGCAAGCGAGCTGTTTGGCCGCCATCAGTTACGGTTCTGACTTTTTGCAGATTCGGCAGCCAACGTCGTTTGGTTTTGTTGTGGGCATGACTTACATTGTTGCCAGTTACAGGTCCTTTGCCACAGATTTCACATTTACGCGCCATGATATATATGCTCCTTACAACGGGTTATTTGTTAAAAGTAATATTATACATACAGCTTCAGAAAAGGCAACTTTTTTTCCAAGTTTCAAACTATTTTTCAGCTCGAACTAATATATTCTAGCTTATGAGAAAAATGCTGTGAAATGGGGAAGGAGGACCGAGTGTATCCCCAGTGAGATGGTCGGAGGAAATTTATCAGGGTATTATCTTCCCAATAATAGGATGGTAACATATAATGTGAGAGATGTAAAAGTGATATTTTTTTCTTTTCTTGAATTTTTTTAATGAGTTAGGTGCGATTTGCAAGGAAGCTGTATGGCTGTTAAGGTAAATATTCTTATTGTAGATGACAAGGCTAATAATCTCATTGCGTTGGAGGAATCTTTCAGTGGTGTTAATGCAACCTTTATCAAGGCGACCAGCGGTAACGATGCCCTTCGAGAGGTTTTAAAACACGATTTCGCCTTGGCAATTCTCGATGTGCAGATGCCTGAAATGGACGGGTACGAACTGGCTCAGCTGATCAGAAACAGAAAACAGACCTCGAAGCTCCCTATCATTTTTCTCTCCGCCATTTATTCGGACGATTTTCATGTCTTTAAAGGGTACGATTCTGGAGCAGTAGATTTTATAACCAAGCCCTTTTTGCCGGAGATTCTCGCAGGAAAAATTCGTTTTTTTATAGAGATATATCTTCAGAAAATCAGGCTGAAAGAGACCATTTATGAGCTCCGGAAGACCAAGCAGCTGGTCCTGGAGCAGAACAGGCAGCTGAAAAGGCTTTCTACTCATGATGATCTTACAGGGCTTTATAATCGGCGCCATCTTGTAGCCTCCCTGGAACAAGAGTTCAGCCGTTGTTGTCGTCATGGAACAGAACTTTCCCTTGTTATGCTTGATCTTGATCATTTTAAAAATATTAATGATAATTTTGGACATAATTTCGGTGATTATGTACTGAAATTTTTTTCTGCTCTTCTGCGCGAAAGCGTACGTGAGTCCGACCTTGTGTTCCGTTTCGGCGGGGAGGAATTTATTGTGCTTTTGCCTCAGACCAATGTGGATGGAGCAACGAAATCTGCCGAGAAAATACGTCAAAAATGTGCGGAACGATTGATTGATGACGGAAAGTATGCTGTGAGGATTACAGTCAGCATCGGGGTGACATCCTATAAGGAGAAGCTGCACCAAACTCCAGGCTGTATGATTTCTTTTGCTGATGAGGCATTGTATCAGGCCAAGGAAGGTGGCAGGAATCGGGTTGTTATTTATCAAGGAAGAGGCAGCCAGCGGGAGAAAGAAATCATTTTTGGAGAAAAAAGATGAGATTTAATCTGAGCGCAAAATTGATTATTTCTCATCTCGGCATGGGAATACTCCCCTTGTTATTTATCAGCGGGATGCTTTGGATTATTGCTTCAGACAGTTTGGAGATGATCGGCGAAAAGGGGGCAGCTGCTGTGGAAGAAGCTGCACTGGATCAACTCGAAACAATGTGCCGCATCAAAAAAGAACAGACCATGTCTTTCTTTGAGGTGCTGGAAGGGCAACTGTACATAGTGCGGAGTGCTCCTTGGGTAGAGCCGTTTTTTAATTCGTTGAATCAGGCGTTCGTTGAGGAGGACAATTCTATTAATTCAAGATCTTGGAACTGGCTTGTTAAAAAGCACGAAGCATTGATCATGGATCTCTGTGTCAGGCTTAATTGGCATGATATGTTTCTGATAAATTCCAGCGGCTATATTATTTATTCTATGGCCAAGGGTTCCGATCTCGGCATGTCTCTCAGTAAAGAACCGCTCAAATACAGCTCGTTCGGACGGGCCTTTGCTGAGTTGAAAAATAATTCAAGCGGTAAAGCCGTGTTTGGGGATTTTGCTCCTTATCCCCCCTTGCATAACGCCCCGGCAGCCTTTTTGCTGATTCGTCTGAGTGAGCTGGAAGACGCATATATGGCCGTACAGGTAGACACAGAGGTAATAAAAAAAATAATGGTGTCAGCTTCGGACAAAAATCATACCTTGGAGGCATATCTCGTCGGTCCTGATGGTTACATGCGTTCAGACTCCATTCTTAAACCGGAAAAGTACAGCGTCATGGCCTCGTTTGGACAGGGCAATACAGTGAATACCCGAGCTAGTCAAAATGCCTTTAAAGGTGAAGATGGTGTTGGTATTATTGATGATTATCTCGATAATAAAGTTCTTTCATCCTGGACGCCGGTTGATATTTTTGACACTCGGTGGGCATTGATCTGTGAGGTCGACGAAGTAATAGCGATGAAGGCAAAAAAAGAGATGACAGCGCTCCGTGTCGATGCTGAGAAGCAAGTGGAAAAATGGACTATCATTTTTATTTTGCTGACTTTACTGATTGTGGGAACGATTGCCTGGATCATTGTTCGCTCAATCAGCAGGCCTATCGTTCAGGCCGCCCGGATAGCGGACGGTATTGCCGGGGGAGATTTTCAACGGCGCCTTGATATGCAGCGTTCCGATGAAATTGGTCAGATGGCAAATGCCTTGGACCGCATGGTGGAAAAAGTAGCAGGAAATTTCCACGACAAGGCTGCAATGGCTGAGCTCTCTGATCAGATGCGCGGGGAGCAGGATATGCAGACTTTGGCAAAGCATGTTATTGCCCATTTGGCCAAATTTCTTAATGCACAGATGGCTTCTTTGTATCTTGTTGACCGCGACGGCAATGCCATGACATTAACGGGAAGCTACGCATTTCATAAACGCAAAGGGCTGAACAGCAGAATCAAGATTGGCGAAGGGATTGCCGGACAAGCTGCTCTTGAAAAAAGTATGATTTCGGTCACTGGTCTCCCGGATGACTATGTTCGCATAAATTCTTCTATGGGAGAGTCGGTCCCTTGTAATATTCTTGTAGCTCCATTTCTTCATGAAGAGGAAGTGCTTGGTGTGCTTGAATTCGCTTCATTCTACGAGTTTTCAGACGCGCAGATGGAGTTTCTGAACAGTGTGACAGAAAATATCGCGGTTGCTTTTCATTCAGCACGGAACCGTCAGGGAGTACAGGAATTGCTTGAAGAGACTCAAGAACAAGCTGAGGAGTTGAAGCAGCAGAGTGAAGAGTTGATGGCAACCAATGAAGAACTGGAGTCGCAGACTACAACGTTGAAGAAATTTCAGCAGGAACTGGAAAGCCAGCAAGAAGAATTAAGAGAGACTAATGCTGCCCTTGAAGAGAAATCAGAAGCCCTTATGGTGGAAAAGAAGAAGATAAAGGGTCGTAATGAAGATCTTATTGTGGCAAAGGAGAAGGTGGAGGAGCGCTCAAAGGATCTTGCTTTAGCCTCAAAATATAAATCCGAGTTTTTGGCCAATATGAGCCATGAACTGCGTACGCCCCTGAATAGTTTACTGTTACTTTCCCAATCGCTCAAAGAGAATAGGGAAGGAAATTTGACGGAAAAGCAAGAAAAGGCGGCAGGTATTATTTTTGAATCAGGAAATGATCTTTTAGATCTTATTAACGAAATTCTTGACCTGTCTAAAATTGAGGCGGGACAGATCGTCAAAGATGTGGAGGAGGTGTTACTGACCGACCTTGCCGAGAATGCCGAAACGTTGTTCAGCCATATGGCGCAAAACAAGGGGGTGGCTTTCTCTATCACTCTTGCTGATGATGTTCCACCATCAATCTTTACTGATCGTAAACGTGTCGAACAGATCCTGAAGAATTTTCTCGGCAATAGCATGAAGTTCACCTCGGAAGGGAGAATTGATCTGGTTTTTTCACGAATGGAGGCAACAGCTCCGGTTCGATCGGAGAACTTGCAGCCTGAGCAGACTATTGCCATCTCTGTGGCGGATACAGGTATCGGTATCCCGGCTGAAAAACATCGGTCTATCTTTGAAGCCTTCCAGCAGGCCGACGGTTCAACTGCTCGGAAGTACGGCGGCACCGGCCTTGGTCTCTCAATTTCCAAAGAGTTGGCAGCACTCCTTGGTGGGGAAATAGGTTTGATCAGTGAGCCGGGTAAAGGCTCTACCTTTACCTTGTATCTGCCCGTCGGAGTAAAAGCACCTCCTGAAAGGCTAGAAAAACAAAAGGATGAACAGGTCGTGGCGCCGAAGGGTGAAGTCTCAACGCAGATTCATGAGAGAGGTGCGAAACAACAGGATTTTGCAGTGGCCGATGATCGTGACCGGCTTTCCGAGGAAGACAGAGTCATGCTGATTATCGAAGATGACCCCAAATTTGCTGAGATTCTTTTGGAACAATGCCATGAATCTGATTTTAAGGCCTTGGTGACAGATAACGGCGAAGAGGGCTTACGGCTGGCTGATCAATATCGTCCCTCTGGAATTATCCTTGATATTCGCTTGCCTGGGATTGACGGATGGACGGTGTTGAGCACTTTAAAATCCAATGCAGGAACTCGTCATATTCCTGTCCATATGATGTCCGCTGAGGAGGTCAGTCGTAAGGCGATGAATCAGGGTGCTATCGGTTTTCTTTCCAAGCCGGTGAATCGAGAGCAACTGAACAAAGCCTTTGACCGGTTTGAGTCTGTCATTAATAAGAAGATTAAGATGCTGTTGGTTGTTGAAGATGACGATAACCTCCGTGGAGTTCTAGTGGATTTAGTCGGTAATGGCGACACTGAAACCTTTGAGGCCGGAACAGGAAAAGAGGTGGAGGATTTGCTGGGTAAGCACCGCTTCGACTGTATGGTGCTGGATCTCGGTCTGCCTGATTGCAACGGGATTGAACTGCTTCATCGATTGGCGGATGCTGCTGATCTTGTCGTTCCTCCGGTTATTATTTATACCGGTAGGGACTTGAGCAGAGAAGAGGAGCGTGAGCTGAATAAGTATTCAGAATCCATTATTATTAAAGATGCTCGATCACAGGAGCGATTACTGGATGAGACCTCTCTCTTTCTCCATAGAATGGTGGAAAATATGCCTACCCAGAAACAGCAGATCATTGCGGATCTCTATGATAGGGACAAGATGTTTCAGGGGAAAAAGGTACTTCTTGTTGATGATGATATGCGTAATGTTTTTGCTCTTTCCGGAGTTCTTGAGCAGAAAGGCATGGAGGTCGTTATTGCTGAAGACGGAAAAAGAGCATTAGAGATGCTTGATAAAGAAGAAGGTATTGATATCGTGTTGATGGATATCATGATGCCGGAGATGGACGGATACGAAGCGACGAGAAAGATACGGGAGCAAAAGCAGTTCTGGAAGCTGCCTGTCATTGCTCTGACTGCCAAGGCGATGAAAGATGATCGGGATAAATGTCTTGAAGCTGGTGCCAGTGATTACCTGGCAAAACCGGTTGATGTGGAAAGATTATTATCCATGATGCGTGTTTGGTTGTACAGGTAGCCTATGCAGGAAAAAGAAATTGAAGAGATTGAGCGGACCCTGTTGCTGGAGGCGATTTTTCTCTGTTACGGCTATGATTTCCGCAATTATTCCCAGGCCACCATCAGCAGACGGATTAGGCAGTTTATTGCAAAAAACGGCATGGGCACGATCGGCGAACTACTCCCTAGAATTATCAGAGAACCGTTGTTTTTCCAAAGTTTGCTGTTGGACTTCTCAGTCACGGTCACGGAGATGTTCCGCGACCCGTCTTTTTATCGGGCATTGCGGGAGGAAGTTATTCCGATGCTGAGAACCTATCCCTTTATCAAGGTTTGGTTGGCTGGCTGTGCAACAGGAGAAGAGGCATATTCTGTCGCTGTTTTACTGAAAGAAGAGGGATTGCTGGAAAAGACCACCATGTTTGCCACGGACATTAATGATGAATCTCTGGCTAGGGCCAAAAAAGGGATCTATCCCTTGAAACAGGTGCGGGAGTATACGGAAAATTATCAGGATACCGGCTCTGTCTATTCCTTCAGCCGATATTATCATGCTGATCAAGGCCATATCGTTATGGATAGGGAGTTAAAAAACAAGATCACCTTTGCTAATCATAACCTCGTTTCAGATCAGGTGTTTGGGGAGATGCATTTGATTTTATGTCGTAATGTTATGATTTATTTTGATAAAAAATTACAGGAAAGGGTGGTGGGGCTTTTTGATCAAAGCCTGATCAGGGGCGGTTTTCTCTGTCTCGGCGGGAGGGAATCGCTGCGATTTTCCAGTTTGAGTGAGCAATATGAACGACTGGACAGTAAAAATAGGATATATCGCAAACGTGTTGCACATAACCATCCACCGCAGGTGCGAGTATGAGATATCGAGCGATTGTTGTCGGAGCCTCGGCAGGGGGGATAGAGGCCTTTGGTCAGATTGTCGGCAAGCTGCCCGCCCTGTTTTCTCTGCCGATAATTTTTGTCCAGCATCTGCATAAGGATCAGGACAGTACCTTAGCCCGATTTTATAATGATCGTACTTTGCTCAAGGTTGAGGAGGCCGAAGAAAAGGAGGATATTTTGCCGGGACATATTTATATTGCCCCGCCTGATTACCATCTTCTTATTGAGCGGGATGAAACCTTTTCTCTTTCTGCGGATGAAAAGGTTAATTATTCTCGACCTTCCATAGATGTTCTGTTTGAGAGTGCGGCAGATGTTTACGGTGCTGGGTTGATCGGGGTTCTCCTGACCGGTGCCAACCATGACGGTGCTCGCGGCCTGCAACAGATCAAAGAACATGGCGGGCTGACCTTGGTTGAAGATCCGGCAACGGCTAAGTTTCCTGAGATGCCCAGGAGTGCCTTGGCCTGCACAGACGTTGATTATATATTGCCCTTGGGCGAGATGGGAGCATTTTTGTTCACCCTTGCTGACGATTTTACTACCGGGCAGAAAGAGTAGCGTTCCTCCTTTCTTTTCTACTCGACGCTGCAAACCGCCGAAATTCATTCTGCTGGCTTGTAGCTGTTTGATGGGCTGGTCTTATTGCCCTGATTTTGGGATCCAGAAAAATTAAAATGGCTGAGGTGCCGATATGAAGCAGGAAACAATAAATCGTTTGGCTCGGGAAAAGAGCCCATACCTGCTCCAGCATGCTGCCAACCCCGTGGACTGGTATCCTTGGGGAGAGGAGGCGTTTCAGCGGGCACAGGAGGAGGACAAGCCGATTTTTCTCTCCATCGGATATTCCACCTGTCATTGGTGTCATGTCATGGCCCGCGAATCCTTTGCAGATCAGAAGATTGCCGAGCTCTTAAACGCAGGGTTTATCAATATCAAGGTCGATCGGGAAGAACGACCGGATATTGATCAGATGTACATGGCCGCTGCCATAACCCTGAACGGTTCCGGCGGCTGGCCCTTGTCGGTCTTTCTCACGCCGAAGGGTGCTCCCTTTTATGTTGCCACCTATATTCCGCCAAAATCACGAGGCGGGCAAACAGGATTCCCGGATGTTTTGCACGCGATACAGGTTGCTTGGCTCGACCGTCGTGAGGAACTGGAGCAATCCGCATCAGGGTTGATTCAGGCCTTGCAAAAGGGTGCTTCATCGGCAAGGGCAGGGCAGGGCAGGCAATCCGCTCGGAGCGATGTCC from Candidatus Electrothrix communis encodes the following:
- the rpmB gene encoding 50S ribosomal protein L28, which encodes MARKCEICGKGPVTGNNVSHAHNKTKRRWLPNLQKVRTVTDGGQTARLLVCTRCIRSGAVVKPA
- a CDS encoding chemotaxis protein CheB; translation: MRYRAIVVGASAGGIEAFGQIVGKLPALFSLPIIFVQHLHKDQDSTLARFYNDRTLLKVEEAEEKEDILPGHIYIAPPDYHLLIERDETFSLSADEKVNYSRPSIDVLFESAADVYGAGLIGVLLTGANHDGARGLQQIKEHGGLTLVEDPATAKFPEMPRSALACTDVDYILPLGEMGAFLFTLADDFTTGQKE
- a CDS encoding protein-glutamate O-methyltransferase CheR; the protein is MQEKEIEEIERTLLLEAIFLCYGYDFRNYSQATISRRIRQFIAKNGMGTIGELLPRIIREPLFFQSLLLDFSVTVTEMFRDPSFYRALREEVIPMLRTYPFIKVWLAGCATGEEAYSVAVLLKEEGLLEKTTMFATDINDESLARAKKGIYPLKQVREYTENYQDTGSVYSFSRYYHADQGHIVMDRELKNKITFANHNLVSDQVFGEMHLILCRNVMIYFDKKLQERVVGLFDQSLIRGGFLCLGGRESLRFSSLSEQYERLDSKNRIYRKRVAHNHPPQVRV
- a CDS encoding response regulator, with the translated sequence MRFNLSAKLIISHLGMGILPLLFISGMLWIIASDSLEMIGEKGAAAVEEAALDQLETMCRIKKEQTMSFFEVLEGQLYIVRSAPWVEPFFNSLNQAFVEEDNSINSRSWNWLVKKHEALIMDLCVRLNWHDMFLINSSGYIIYSMAKGSDLGMSLSKEPLKYSSFGRAFAELKNNSSGKAVFGDFAPYPPLHNAPAAFLLIRLSELEDAYMAVQVDTEVIKKIMVSASDKNHTLEAYLVGPDGYMRSDSILKPEKYSVMASFGQGNTVNTRASQNAFKGEDGVGIIDDYLDNKVLSSWTPVDIFDTRWALICEVDEVIAMKAKKEMTALRVDAEKQVEKWTIIFILLTLLIVGTIAWIIVRSISRPIVQAARIADGIAGGDFQRRLDMQRSDEIGQMANALDRMVEKVAGNFHDKAAMAELSDQMRGEQDMQTLAKHVIAHLAKFLNAQMASLYLVDRDGNAMTLTGSYAFHKRKGLNSRIKIGEGIAGQAALEKSMISVTGLPDDYVRINSSMGESVPCNILVAPFLHEEEVLGVLEFASFYEFSDAQMEFLNSVTENIAVAFHSARNRQGVQELLEETQEQAEELKQQSEELMATNEELESQTTTLKKFQQELESQQEELRETNAALEEKSEALMVEKKKIKGRNEDLIVAKEKVEERSKDLALASKYKSEFLANMSHELRTPLNSLLLLSQSLKENREGNLTEKQEKAAGIIFESGNDLLDLINEILDLSKIEAGQIVKDVEEVLLTDLAENAETLFSHMAQNKGVAFSITLADDVPPSIFTDRKRVEQILKNFLGNSMKFTSEGRIDLVFSRMEATAPVRSENLQPEQTIAISVADTGIGIPAEKHRSIFEAFQQADGSTARKYGGTGLGLSISKELAALLGGEIGLISEPGKGSTFTLYLPVGVKAPPERLEKQKDEQVVAPKGEVSTQIHERGAKQQDFAVADDRDRLSEEDRVMLIIEDDPKFAEILLEQCHESDFKALVTDNGEEGLRLADQYRPSGIILDIRLPGIDGWTVLSTLKSNAGTRHIPVHMMSAEEVSRKAMNQGAIGFLSKPVNREQLNKAFDRFESVINKKIKMLLVVEDDDNLRGVLVDLVGNGDTETFEAGTGKEVEDLLGKHRFDCMVLDLGLPDCNGIELLHRLADAADLVVPPVIIYTGRDLSREEERELNKYSESIIIKDARSQERLLDETSLFLHRMVENMPTQKQQIIADLYDRDKMFQGKKVLLVDDDMRNVFALSGVLEQKGMEVVIAEDGKRALEMLDKEEGIDIVLMDIMMPEMDGYEATRKIREQKQFWKLPVIALTAKAMKDDRDKCLEAGASDYLAKPVDVERLLSMMRVWLYR
- a CDS encoding diguanylate cyclase: MAVKVNILIVDDKANNLIALEESFSGVNATFIKATSGNDALREVLKHDFALAILDVQMPEMDGYELAQLIRNRKQTSKLPIIFLSAIYSDDFHVFKGYDSGAVDFITKPFLPEILAGKIRFFIEIYLQKIRLKETIYELRKTKQLVLEQNRQLKRLSTHDDLTGLYNRRHLVASLEQEFSRCCRHGTELSLVMLDLDHFKNINDNFGHNFGDYVLKFFSALLRESVRESDLVFRFGGEEFIVLLPQTNVDGATKSAEKIRQKCAERLIDDGKYAVRITVSIGVTSYKEKLHQTPGCMISFADEALYQAKEGGRNRVVIYQGRGSQREKEIIFGEKR